The DNA segment AATATGGAGGCTTTTTTAGGGGAAATGAGTGCCCTTCTCACCCAAAAATACCAAGGTTTTTCCATTGCCCTTTTTGGTCATATTGGAGATGGGAACCTTCACTTAAACATTGTGAAACCAAAAGACCTTTCGGATGAAGAATTCTTCAAACAATGCAAACAAGTGGACCCTGAGATGTTCCAACTGATCCAAAAATTCAAAGGATCCATTTCTGCAGAACATGGAATCGGTCTCCTCAAAAAAGACTATTTGGGATTTTCCCGTTCCCAAGGGGAATTGGATACCATGAAGGCGATCAAATTGGCCTTTGACCCCAAAGGGATTTTGAACCCGGGAAAAGTGCTCTAAACAGAGACAAACCACTTCGAATGGATATTTTTTTTGGTCGTTCTGCTTATTTGGTAAGCAATGGTCAAAAAAATGCTAGATTTTAATCAGAGATGGTCTAAACTGTAACTATGTTCAGAAAGATTACATACATCATGGGAGTCACTCTCCTAACAATCTCTCTGGGCAGTGCATTCCTTTCAGAAGAAAATGTTTTGGTACGCGCTCGTGGGGCAAAATCCAGCCGAGTGACAGGAAAATCCCAAGTTTCGGGATCTCATTTCCTTGTGGGCCAAAATACAACTTCAGAAGAAGGGACTGGCACAAAAGATTTAGAAGACATCCTCACTTGGAATGGAAAGGGAATCACTGGATTTTGGACCGCCACTGTCACCCAAGATGCATTTGAAGCCACACAATGGTATTCAAAACTCCTTTCTAACCAGTATCTAAACTTACCTCCACCCGTATAACTCCTCTCTACCGCTTTAACCTGTGTCCCGTTAGGGGCACAGGATGTTTTTATTTTATTCCGTTAGAATTGTTTCTCATTTGCCAAAACTTAACCGACTGTACCAGAGTGGTTTCGCGCTCTGGACAGTCTTTTTTTTCAATCTTTTTCGTCCCATCCACTAACAATTGCGCAGAATGAGAAATCCATTGCACATTCATTAGAATCACCTCCCATTTTAAGATTGAGTACAGAGATCGATAGGAATACGTGGACATTATGACGGGGAACTGGTCAAACAAACTGATTGCATTGCTACTTGTGGCAACCGTAGGTTTCCCATTTGATAGCACCTCAGACGCTGTTTCCCAATATTTTGAAGCAAACCTCCAACACATCAAAAAATCCTATGCCAATGCCTTGGAAACGCCTGAGGACACAGCGATTGACTTACCTCAGATCACTTCGATTGATGATAATGCAACACTCAGTCGCACAAGAGCTGACTTTTTAGATTTTATCAATGATTATAAGAATTATGATCTCTCAGATGATTTAATCATTTCTTACTTTGACTTACTTTCTATCGGGAAATTGATTCCCAACTTACTTTCTTCTCTACTGCTCAACATTCCTCCCCCTATTTCTCTCGCTTAAACCTTATTCGGCACTTACGAATCCGGAAGTAGACCACCTAACAAGTAAGGTATACCTGTATTCGTTGCACTCAAGAATTTTAAAAATTTGGTAACTTATGAACGTTTATTACAAAATCGGCATCTACCTTTCGCTTCTCTTTGTGACATCCATTCTTTCAGAAGAAATGAAAGTCGCACAAGCAAGTGAGGCTCTCAGGAGACAACTAACGGATGAAAACCCAAGGACTTCCCTTGGGGCTACATTGTACCCAGATGACCAAAAATATACCAGAGACATTGATTTAGAAACCGCTGAATCCTTGTTATGGAAAAACAACTTACTCCTCATCGCATCACGTTTCCAAATCGATGTTAAAAAGGCTGGAATATTACAAGCAGGGTTATATGCAAACCCTAACATTGCTATTGACCAAAGTATTTATGCGGAACCTACTCAAAGGTATTTTGATACAACTCGTTCGGGTCAATCTGTTGTCCAAGTACAACAAGTATTTTTGCTCGGTGGTAAAATTGATAAACGTGTTAAAGTTGCTGAACTCAATGCAAAAATTTCTGAACAAGAATTTTATGACTTAACAAGAGCACTCATTACAAAACTCAGAAGGACTTTTTATACAATTTATTTCTATAAGAAGGCTGTGGTTTTTTATGACCAAAGTATTGCTTCCATCGAAAAAACAGTAGAGTCTTCCGAACTTGCTTACAAACGAAGGGCTCTGTTACAAGCAGAACACTTACGCCTTAAAGCATTATTATTCTTTCTGAAAAAAGAGAGAGAAGACTTAGCAATTAAAGTCTACGAAAGAGAAGCTGAATTAAAAGTACTACTCAATGATGATATGTATCGAGATGCTAGGGTTGAATTTTCTCCTAAAATCAATGAAAAACAATTAGATTCCATTGTTCCAAATAATGTAAAACTCGAAGATTTAGTTGAGATTGCTCGTGAGAATCGACCTGACCTTAAAAAAGCATTACAAACATTACGTTATGAAGAAGCAAATCTAGAACTCCAATACGCAAATGCAATTCCTGATTTATCCTTTGGTCCTGTATATAACAGAGGTGGAACAGCATTTCAAAATTATTGGGGGGTAACTGCACAGTTAACAGTTCCATTATTTGATCGTAACCAAGGGAATATCCAAGCAGCAGAAAAAGCAATTTTAGTTCGTAAACAAGAACTAAAGAACAATATCTTAGAAGTGGAAAACGAAGTAGCGGTTGCTTACCAATCGGCTCGTATCAAAGACGCTTTATACAAACGATTCATTGATGCTTATATCAAGGATTACGGGAGTTTATCTTTGGATATGATTATGAGTTATGAAAAGAAATACATCACGATCCTAGAGTTCGCTGACTTCTTTGAAACATACCGATCCAGTGTTGTTGAGATGTTAAAACTCCAAACGGATCGAATGGAAGCCATTGAAAATGTAAATTATGCAGTGGGAAAAGGAATCTTTATCCCCAAATCCGAAAACCAAACTTATCCAAAATCTGAGGAATAAAATGTTAGTTACCTTAAAATCGTTAAATCAAAAAGCAAAAATCCTCCTGATGTCCGGAGTTATATTAATTGTAGTCGCTGTTTTGTTTTTGGTATTTTCCAAAAGTACAAAACCTGTTCACAAACATCCTGAAAAGGCTGAAGTATTTGATGATGGATTGCGAATTGAATTTAAACCCAATAGTCCAGGCCTTGAGATCGTAAAGTCAACAGTCATTGGTGGTGGCGGAGAGTTTGTAAGTTTAGAAGCACCTGCAAGGCTAATCGCATCCACTTCTCCATCAGTGAGTAATGGCTCCCGAATCATTCTCTTCGAATCAGCAGAGTTAAACGATTTGTATGTCGGTTATATCCATGCAAAGAATAAACTCCACAGGTCCAATAAAAACCTAAATCGTATCAAAGATATGTTTGTTCACCGAGTAGCGACAGAAAAAGATTTGGTCGAATCTGAAACTGATTCTGGTAACGATGCAGCAGAACTTGCAGAATTCGAAGGAAAACTTCGAGCGCAAGGATTAAATCCAAGTGAATTAAGCACTGCAGGAAGTTTAAAAGCTTGGATCATTACGGATGTTCCTGAATCACAAATCTCTACCTTAAAAAAAGGAAGAAAGGTAAAAGTGGTTTTTGCTTCTTTCCCTGATGAAGAGTTTATTGGAACTGCGGAAGCCATTGGGGATAACGTGGACCCATTAACGAGAACTGCAAAAATGCGTATCATCGTGGTGAATGAAAAGTACAGATTAAAACCAGGTATGTTTGGTGTTGTAAAATTTCCTGAACAAACTGGTGGAGATAGTGTTGTATTACCTTATACTGCAATCGTAACTGTTGAAGGTAAAAACTATGTGTTTGTCGAAGAAAAGCCATTAACATTCAAAAGACGAGAAGTTGTTTTGGGAATCTCAACAAAAGAACGAGTGAATATTATCGAAGGACTTTCTCCTGGTGAAAAAGTAGCGATCCAAGGTTCCATATTATTAAAAGGTCTCAGTTTTGGTTTCTAAGATGAAGCATATAATTCTTAGTCTTTTATTACTTACCGTTCTAGGAACTAATTTATATTCTCAAACTTCTCCTTATCCAAAGGATAAAAATGGGAATGAAATCAAACCGGAATGGACTCCTTCTAAAGCAAATGAATCTGCATTTGGTGAAGATGAAAAACTGAATCAAAATAGTTTAGATGAAAAACGATTACCTAAAACGACTAATTTTTGGGTTTATGGTGCCTCGATAGGTTCTCCAGCGAGTATTAATTTTAATTTAGGCTATTACTGGAAAGATATCGTATTACGAGGTTCTGGTGGTGTATGGGGACCACAATGGAAAGGTGGCCAAATCGATTTAGGTTATACCTTTTGGAAAACACCTGTAATCACTCACAGTATCTCAATTGTAGGTGGTTATTTTGAAGTAAATCCATTTGCTCCCGAAGTGGGACGTGGTGGTCAATCCTCATACCCAACAGGAGTCAATATTCCCGGATACAATAGACGAGATCCAACACAGGAAGATTTGCTCATTCGTTCCTATATTAATTCCATCGATTCCAATGTGGCTACATATCTTGAATACGAAAGTAGAGAGAGACAAAGAGTTCATTTAACTCAAAGATATATTGGAGTTACCTACGACTTTTTACTTGGAAACTTCTTCCTTCAGTTAGGTGGAGGAATTGGCCAGGGCGATTATAGAAACCCTCAGCTTTTGCTACAAATGGGTTACCTCTTCAATACGAGGGAGTATCATGATTAAAGATTTTATTGAAACAGCACTTAAAAATCGAATTACCACAATCATTGCAGCAATTGTTGCTGTATTATTTGGAATTTGGGCATGGATAGACATTCGTAAAGAAGCCTATTCCGACATCGCTGACACACAAGTTCGATTGATTGCTAAATTTCCTGGGAAAGCAGCAGTAGAAGTGGAAGAAAGGGTAACTCTTCCCATAGAACGCGTATTAAACGCCATTCCGAAGGTTGCAGTGCGACGTTCAAGAACGATCAATGGTCTCGTTGTATTCCAATTTGTTTTTGAAGATGGAACTGATGATTATTTTGCACGTATGAGACTTATGGAACGTGTCGCAGATGCTGACATTCCAGAAGATGTACACCCTGCATTAGGACCCATGAGTTCACCTGTAGGTG comes from the Leptospira ellinghausenii genome and includes:
- a CDS encoding TolC family protein; translation: MNVYYKIGIYLSLLFVTSILSEEMKVAQASEALRRQLTDENPRTSLGATLYPDDQKYTRDIDLETAESLLWKNNLLLIASRFQIDVKKAGILQAGLYANPNIAIDQSIYAEPTQRYFDTTRSGQSVVQVQQVFLLGGKIDKRVKVAELNAKISEQEFYDLTRALITKLRRTFYTIYFYKKAVVFYDQSIASIEKTVESSELAYKRRALLQAEHLRLKALLFFLKKEREDLAIKVYEREAELKVLLNDDMYRDARVEFSPKINEKQLDSIVPNNVKLEDLVEIARENRPDLKKALQTLRYEEANLELQYANAIPDLSFGPVYNRGGTAFQNYWGVTAQLTVPLFDRNQGNIQAAEKAILVRKQELKNNILEVENEVAVAYQSARIKDALYKRFIDAYIKDYGSLSLDMIMSYEKKYITILEFADFFETYRSSVVEMLKLQTDRMEAIENVNYAVGKGIFIPKSENQTYPKSEE
- a CDS encoding efflux RND transporter periplasmic adaptor subunit; the protein is MLVTLKSLNQKAKILLMSGVILIVVAVLFLVFSKSTKPVHKHPEKAEVFDDGLRIEFKPNSPGLEIVKSTVIGGGGEFVSLEAPARLIASTSPSVSNGSRIILFESAELNDLYVGYIHAKNKLHRSNKNLNRIKDMFVHRVATEKDLVESETDSGNDAAELAEFEGKLRAQGLNPSELSTAGSLKAWIITDVPESQISTLKKGRKVKVVFASFPDEEFIGTAEAIGDNVDPLTRTAKMRIIVVNEKYRLKPGMFGVVKFPEQTGGDSVVLPYTAIVTVEGKNYVFVEEKPLTFKRREVVLGISTKERVNIIEGLSPGEKVAIQGSILLKGLSFGF